The stretch of DNA ATTTCTACCAATTGATCATTCAGGAGTCGATTCATTTGTTTCGCGGCAGACTCAATATGCTGCAAGTACTCCTGCCGTTTATCCTCACTACATTGGTGTCCATGCTGTTTCAATAGCCGGACGGAAAGCAAAATAACACTTAACGGGGTGTGGATTTCGTGAGACATTGCGGTGACAAACTGGGTCTTCTGCTCACTGAATTGGTTCATATGCATTGAATCCATCACCACATTTATCCCTTAGTCACAATGATATTGTTATGAACATAGACTGTGTACCTAGTGCAGGCTGGCAGGAATTGCTAACCAGTGTTCACAACCTCATCAAACCCCTTAAACTTCCATAGAAACGGCTTGGCAAAGGTGCGGTTGAAAGAGTCAATGAAGCTCAAAATCTGCTGCTTGAGGTCAGCAGTCGAGGTGAAGCTTCCCCATCGCAATCACCGCCGCACCAGGATGCTAAACCAACCTTCAATCTGGTTGAGCCACGAGGTGTGCTTCGGCACATAGACAAAGCGAATCCGATGGCTCGAGTCACTCAAGAAGACCTGACGAGAGCACATCGACTTGAGAATCCCGGACTTGCCCTTGATGCCCAAGTCCTCAGACACGGGTGCAGTTGTGTATTGTCCACATGGTCAGGAATTCCTTAGCCTACGTGTCCTACAAAGACCGTAAAGCGGTTGCTGCGGACTTGCGGCTTATTTACACAGCAGCAACCGAAGCGGAAGCTGAACAGCAGTTGATGGCGTTCGCTCAGAGGTGGGATAACCAGTATCCGACGATTAGCAAGTCCTGGATGAACCACTGGCAGTGGATTATTCCCTTCTTTGCCTTCCCTCTGGAAATCCGCAAAGTCATTTACACCACCAATGCCATTGAATCGGTCAACATGGGCCTGCGCAAAGTCCTCAAGAATCATCGTGCCTTCCCAACCGACGATTCTGCCTTGAAAG from Synechococcales cyanobacterium T60_A2020_003 encodes:
- a CDS encoding transposase gives rise to the protein MVRNSLAYVSYKDRKAVAADLRLIYTAATEAEAEQQLMAFAQRWDNQYPTISKSWMNHWQWIIPFFAFPLEIRKVIYTTNAIESVNMGLRKVLKNHRAFPTDDSALKVISLAIANISKKWTMPIPNGKPALNRFAIEFGDCFPL